The following proteins come from a genomic window of Mariniflexile sp. TRM1-10:
- a CDS encoding helix-turn-helix domain-containing protein produces MAKDKKNKNELNKANVLVNKYLCNFISDKFLHTYHDQYGAEISQNKYASSCGLSSSTLTKLKNPEGYEIPLSTIYNICRYEKYSLKDLFTEFEEKYGTNIPL; encoded by the coding sequence ATGGCAAAGGATAAAAAAAATAAGAATGAGTTAAACAAGGCTAATGTCTTAGTCAATAAATATTTATGTAATTTTATTTCTGATAAATTCTTGCATACTTACCATGATCAATATGGTGCTGAAATTTCACAAAATAAGTACGCTAGTTCTTGTGGGCTATCTTCTTCAACGCTCACCAAATTGAAAAATCCAGAGGGTTATGAAATCCCTTTGTCAACTATATATAACATATGTAGATATGAAAAATATTCTTTGAAAGACCTTTTTACAGAATTTGAGGAGAAATATGGAACGAATATCCCACTATAA